Proteins from a genomic interval of Chiloscyllium plagiosum isolate BGI_BamShark_2017 chromosome 36, ASM401019v2, whole genome shotgun sequence:
- the mex3b gene encoding RNA-binding protein MEX3B, translated as MPSSLFTDMERNPGGGSNNNNGGGGGGETLDDQRALQIALDQLSLLGLDNDENSIYDNEPRKKSVNMTECVPVPSSEHVAEIVGRQGCKIKALRAKTNTYIKTPVRGEEPVFVVTGRKEDVAMARREIISAAEHFSMIRASRNKNTALNGAAPGPPNLPGQTTIQVRVPYRVVGLVVGPKGATIKRIQQQTHTYIVTPSRDKEPVFEVTGMPENVDRAREEIEAHIAMRTGGLIELTDDNDFHANGTDVGFELGGPGSLWSKPTPGRKPFATYRNDSSSSLGSASTDSYFSPAGRLADYSPPAHFPANGVNGGGGGGGGGGGGGGGFVYGAEPLPASLTGETERDLGFESPAFDPAPAPPAIIWSQFERSNPPGASPNGGSPAQQQRRASGVGSAGAPPPRLSPPPPPPPPPPPPPPLGLNGAAAGGEHHPLARRVRSDPLSGVPSAIGLVPFANGVPAGGLLPGSTHLAGGGIPAEPSGSCSSSSSSSSSSSSSSSSSMRRKGSRDCLMCLESEVIAALVPCGHNLFCMECANRICEKTEPECPVCRKAVTQAIRIFS; from the exons ATGCCGAGCTCGCTCTTCACCGACATGGAGCGGAACCCCGGCGGCGGCAGCAACAATAACaacggaggaggaggaggaggggagacGCTGGATGACCAGAGAGCGCTGCAGATCGCCCTGGATCAGCTCTCGCTGCTCGGTTTGGACAACGACGAGAACTCCATTTACGATAACGAGCCGAGGAAGAAGAGCGTCAACATGACCGAGTGCGTGCCTGTGCCGAGCTCGGAGCATGTAGCAGAGATTGTGGGGAGACAAG GTTGCAAAATCAAAGCTTTGCGGGCAAAGACCAACACCTACATCAAAACCCCGGTGCGTGGGGAGGAGCCTGTCTTCGTTGTGACCGGTCGCAAGGAGGATGTGGCCATGGCGAGGCGGGAGATCATCTCGGCGGCCGAACATTTCTCCATGATCCGAGCTTCTCGCAACAAGAACACGGCGCTGAACGGGGCGGCGCCAGGCCCGCCGAACCTGCCGGGTCAGACCACCATCCAGGTGCGGGTGCCTTACCGGGTGGTGGGCTTGGTGGTCGGGCCGAAAGGGGCGACCATCAAACGCATCCAGCAGCAGACCCACACTTACATCGTCACCCCGAGCCGGGACAAGGAGCCGGTTTTCGAGGTGACCGGGATGCCCGAGAACGTGGACCGGGCGCGGGAGGAGATCGAAGCCCACATCGCCATGAGGACGGGCGGCTTGATCGAACTCACCGACGACAACGATTTCCACGCGAACGGCACCGACGTGGGTTTTGAGCTGGGCGGCCCGGGCAGCCTGTGGAGCAAGCCGACCCCCGGGCGTAAGCCGTTCGCTACTTACCGGAACGACAGCTCGAGTTCGCTGGGCAGCGCGTCCACCGACTCTTACTTCAGCCCGGCCGGCCGCCTGGCCGACTACAGCCCGCCCGCTCACTTCCCCGCCAACGGCGTTAACGGAGGCGGCGGcggcggaggaggaggaggaggaggaggcggcgGATTCGTGTACGGAGCGGAGCCCCTCCCCGCCTCCCTGACCGGGGAAACCGAGCGGGACTTGGGTTTCGAGTCTCCCGCTTTCGACCCGGCCCCCGCGCCCCCGGCCATCATCTGGTCGCAGTTCGAGCGCTCCAACCCGCCCGGCGCTTCCCCGAACGGCGGATCTCCGGCGCAGCAGCAGCGGCGGGCCAGCGGCGTCGGTTCGGCGGGAGCTCCGCCGCCCCGGCTCTCGCCGCCCCCTCCGCCCCCCCCTCCGCCGCCCCCTCCACCGCCGCTGGGGCTGAACGGAGCCGCCGCTGGCGGGGAGCACCACCCGCTCGCCCGGCGGGTTCGCAGTGACCCCCTGAGCGGGGTGCCCTCAGCCATCGGTCTGGTCCCCTTCGCCAACGGGGTGCCCGCTGGTGGCTTGCTGCCCGGGAGCACTCACCTGGCCGGAGGCGGTATCCCAGCCGAGCCCAGCGGCTCCTGCTCATCCTCTTCATCCTCATCTTCCTCGTCCTCATCATCTTCCTCCTCCAGTATGAGGCGGAAAGGCAGCCGGGACTGCCTGATGTGTCTGGAGAGCGAGGTGATCGCTGCCCTGGTGCCCTGCGGTCATAACCTTTTCTGCATGGAGTGTGCAAACAGAATTTGCGAAAAGACTGAGCCTGAGTGTCCAGTCTGCCGCAAAGCTGTAACTCAGGCGATTCGtatattttcttaa